In one window of Tenacibaculum mesophilum DNA:
- a CDS encoding protein kinase domain-containing protein, with the protein MKHIRLCPACNTERPVTEMYCQNIISNSTCSWLLMNVPQTPVGGRIEIHPEAEESIKRLCENGHEVGEDDFMCMECGADIQELTIKEEALKKIDAYTIIEPIEISGATKECFLVKDTNEKHFFLTYYHENSEPDKTIYDVLHRADVDHIARLVKTGYWNNRFFEVSEHIEGGSLNDLGYIKENRLETLVNEIGRALRDFSEAGFRHRNLCPKNILIRDNETFDLVIIDYSSARLSDYDLDTDTPIQLTRYTAPEAIIGGVSPASDWWSLGMIVLEQITKGAFFENINDKAFMIHLVTRGVQIPEGIDERILLLLKGLLCRDPLKRWRWEQVEKWLNKEYVAPPIEATSGTDQKKEKTIQLGDTTYTNVSYFALAAAEENNWKKSLTLFTSGEISNWVKEILGEGKIAATIRNLRSKEDIDLEWRFSLALMHLNEALPLTWRGQIIIPAWLLGNPTLASELIEGNIPDYLNTLSREKWLVNLKSRKQNVLQKAKSLGIELDNDKLKINTLSTSRVRLKSELNLLRQIYPDAKNISLSDLMGDIRLSEEDLILILSAQQDQFISLNQLVKEATNLAREIKIESNESFFRETLIKSRLEIYESLHELLEGFSLSDNNNLNRWADRFRIERRLPILQSILCLSIPKDKWITPPKHEYASSLLNFFEKKIIHTSSRGPLVRLVISKHSPRLDLKTLGTSLKPSEKILNSIINRSSSTEKIDPLSFSQNPLLSYRTRRLVLRTANFKRDTGLDSLYLGFPFLISQFKKNNRPRILPIILWPITLEFKYRSNPTLKIGFDKVREEIRLNPALSSSLEPENYKRITQIYNEVLSRQSLSVSEVIDAFGSFVKHKTSKLVTHPEVTYMMEDIGLELHSSGVIFNANFTGQSISEDLRLLQKLPHSGTAMEPILKISTPQTPEYKPIQSENNRFTVVNVDPSQEHAVMHSRLKPGIVIEGPPGTGKSQTIVNIISDCIGRKEKVLVVSQKRAAIQVIMKRLEAVGLEKRALSITDIAKDRQEIIRSIREQVSFDLNKSEQQNILEKITFKRNNLAKQIDRIESKLNIISKEIHVLDDQAGASYRNILSELIEIQHSDYIDIPEARNFLENTSADDLNILETEISTLMREWVPSKYENNALSNLKITQYDDATKKAIKQDIELFNEIEEKRVDCIKQTTGVYDNEHAQFYKAWLYKNEQKLLNITDTEAKNAKIWLDFIWDEFNEKSIGDDILDELKQLLSDLKILIFKYKKIYFSSWLIQTDNEILEEVIRACDSYLNTSIFKFLNPLTWKHQFLLKKVLKELELHSNKENIKLLKTNSEYEITFRAYRNHFNDILIKLNNTVETITNPKFLAVKISDKISELLDTIVLVKALKKCPLKDEAKKVLKSGKESEFQNFIKELSSASNRFEKRQESYEKLTDLKQWLIDSSFNFFHSNIKNNNTDLSVIQKMSQDINHFIPYQKFRIRLGDKLQEDKTLQLLAIFRNYENKITQYTSERWPKIIQKTIRREGLLGWKQRIEKETPALLMADSEIDQNVRLLENSLAEIKTLNKELLNLNYDFEKIGSKSQWHGITRLRGQNYKKLREFIHLGNNLGLMNIRPIWLMSPEVVSQALPLQAGLFDVVIFDEASQMLIDHSIPSLYRAKRVIVSGDEKQMPPANFFGHKMDDDESEGINIELSEDNSEEELTLYEEAWNKKEVKDCPDLLTLAKTVLPTTTLQIHYRSQYKALINFSNHAFYAGQLHIPAYHPKNEIKKVKPLEVIRVNGVYNEQTNETEAEVLIEYLYNHWQLTENEILSTGIVTFNKKQADLIEDKIEEKALSDDAFMEVLNRERNKQQEGEAMGFFVKNVENVQGDERDMILFSTTFGFNKQGVFRRNFGALGHRGGERRLNVAITRARHKVVIATSMPIKDISDMLSTGRSPSKPRDYIQGYLKYTETHFSNQIEVANQSLKRLSSRKIEESKTLNNDGFKNTVRNYIHSLGYETVENNDNNVFYLDLAIEDKNTGRFVIGIECDVPQNSLLKDARHREIWRPLILKKSIPHIHRTTSYKWLQDTDNEKLRLKHAIQNALNNTP; encoded by the coding sequence ATGAAACACATACGACTTTGTCCTGCATGTAATACTGAACGACCAGTAACCGAAATGTATTGCCAAAACATAATCAGTAATTCAACATGTAGTTGGTTATTAATGAATGTACCCCAAACTCCAGTAGGCGGTCGAATCGAAATTCATCCTGAAGCTGAAGAATCAATCAAACGCCTTTGTGAAAACGGGCATGAAGTTGGAGAAGACGATTTTATGTGCATGGAATGTGGTGCTGACATTCAAGAATTAACAATTAAAGAAGAAGCCCTCAAGAAAATTGATGCATACACCATTATTGAACCTATCGAGATTTCAGGAGCTACCAAAGAATGTTTTTTAGTTAAAGACACTAATGAAAAACACTTTTTTTTAACTTACTATCATGAAAATTCTGAGCCTGATAAAACAATTTATGATGTACTGCACCGAGCAGATGTTGATCATATTGCTAGATTAGTAAAAACAGGTTATTGGAACAATCGATTTTTTGAAGTTTCTGAGCATATCGAAGGAGGATCACTCAATGATTTAGGATATATAAAAGAAAACAGACTCGAAACTTTAGTAAACGAAATCGGTCGAGCACTACGAGATTTCTCAGAAGCTGGTTTTAGACATCGTAATTTATGTCCTAAAAACATTCTAATCCGTGATAATGAAACCTTCGATTTGGTAATTATCGATTACAGTTCTGCAAGGTTATCAGATTATGATCTTGATACCGATACCCCTATACAATTAACTCGGTATACAGCTCCGGAAGCTATCATTGGCGGAGTAAGTCCTGCCTCGGATTGGTGGAGTTTAGGAATGATAGTTTTAGAGCAAATTACCAAAGGAGCGTTCTTTGAAAACATTAATGACAAGGCGTTCATGATCCATTTGGTAACCAGAGGCGTTCAAATTCCAGAAGGTATTGATGAACGTATACTTTTATTGCTAAAAGGCTTGTTATGTAGAGACCCTCTTAAACGTTGGCGCTGGGAACAAGTAGAAAAATGGCTGAATAAAGAATATGTTGCTCCTCCTATAGAAGCTACTTCGGGGACTGATCAAAAAAAGGAAAAAACCATCCAACTTGGAGATACAACTTACACCAATGTAAGCTATTTTGCACTTGCGGCAGCAGAGGAAAATAATTGGAAAAAAAGTTTGACCTTATTTACTTCTGGTGAAATTTCAAATTGGGTAAAAGAAATCCTTGGAGAAGGAAAAATAGCTGCTACTATTAGAAACTTACGCTCTAAAGAAGATATCGATTTGGAGTGGAGGTTTTCCTTAGCTTTAATGCACCTCAATGAAGCTTTACCACTTACTTGGCGAGGACAAATTATTATTCCTGCATGGTTACTTGGCAATCCAACACTCGCTTCAGAGCTTATAGAAGGAAACATTCCTGATTATTTAAACACACTTTCACGTGAAAAATGGTTGGTTAACCTCAAGAGTAGAAAACAAAATGTTTTGCAAAAAGCAAAGAGTTTAGGTATTGAATTGGATAATGACAAGCTCAAGATTAATACACTAAGTACTTCTAGGGTACGATTAAAATCTGAATTGAATCTGTTACGTCAAATTTATCCTGATGCCAAAAACATCAGTTTATCTGATTTAATGGGAGACATCCGACTTAGTGAAGAAGATTTGATACTTATTTTAAGCGCTCAACAAGATCAATTTATCTCCTTAAATCAATTAGTAAAAGAAGCTACTAATTTGGCAAGAGAAATAAAAATTGAATCTAATGAAAGTTTTTTTAGAGAAACTCTAATAAAATCCAGACTAGAAATTTACGAATCTCTACACGAGCTTTTAGAAGGGTTTTCACTAAGTGATAACAATAACTTAAATCGTTGGGCAGATCGTTTCAGGATAGAAAGACGATTACCCATATTGCAATCAATTTTATGTTTATCTATTCCCAAAGATAAATGGATTACACCACCAAAGCATGAATATGCTTCTAGTTTATTAAACTTTTTTGAAAAAAAGATTATTCATACTTCCTCTAGAGGTCCTTTAGTTAGATTAGTTATTTCTAAACATTCACCTCGTTTAGATTTAAAGACATTAGGAACCTCATTAAAACCTTCAGAAAAAATACTCAATAGTATTATTAATCGCTCATCTAGTACGGAAAAAATAGATCCATTAAGTTTCAGCCAAAACCCATTACTTAGTTACCGAACAAGGAGGTTAGTTTTAAGAACAGCAAACTTTAAACGCGATACCGGTTTAGACTCTTTATATTTAGGGTTTCCGTTCCTAATTAGTCAGTTCAAAAAAAATAATCGTCCCCGAATATTACCTATTATTTTATGGCCAATTACACTGGAATTTAAATACCGATCAAACCCTACACTAAAAATTGGTTTCGACAAAGTTCGTGAAGAAATTCGACTAAACCCAGCTCTTTCAAGCTCCTTAGAACCTGAAAATTACAAAAGAATAACACAAATTTATAATGAGGTTTTAAGTAGGCAATCTCTAAGTGTTTCTGAGGTTATCGATGCCTTCGGTTCATTTGTAAAACACAAAACTTCAAAACTTGTTACTCATCCTGAAGTTACTTACATGATGGAAGATATAGGTCTTGAACTACATAGCTCTGGAGTAATTTTTAATGCCAATTTTACAGGTCAATCAATTAGTGAAGATTTGCGTTTACTTCAAAAATTACCACATTCGGGAACAGCTATGGAACCAATTTTAAAAATAAGCACGCCACAAACACCCGAATATAAGCCCATACAATCAGAAAATAATCGATTTACTGTCGTTAATGTAGATCCTTCACAAGAACACGCAGTAATGCATAGTCGATTAAAACCAGGTATTGTCATTGAAGGTCCACCTGGAACAGGGAAAAGCCAGACGATTGTTAATATTATTTCCGATTGTATTGGTAGAAAGGAAAAAGTATTAGTAGTCTCTCAAAAAAGAGCAGCAATTCAGGTAATTATGAAACGGTTAGAGGCTGTAGGTCTAGAAAAAAGAGCTCTTTCTATCACTGATATTGCTAAAGATAGACAAGAAATTATTCGAAGTATTCGTGAACAGGTTTCTTTCGATTTAAACAAATCTGAGCAACAAAATATTCTTGAAAAAATCACATTCAAGCGAAATAACTTGGCAAAACAAATTGATAGAATCGAATCGAAATTGAATATAATTTCTAAAGAGATTCATGTACTGGACGATCAAGCAGGCGCAAGTTATCGAAACATTTTATCTGAACTCATTGAAATTCAACATAGTGATTATATTGATATTCCTGAAGCCCGAAATTTTCTAGAAAATACTTCAGCAGATGATTTGAACATTCTTGAAACGGAAATCAGTACGTTAATGCGTGAATGGGTGCCTTCAAAATATGAAAATAATGCGCTTTCCAATTTAAAAATAACACAATATGATGACGCAACAAAAAAAGCAATTAAGCAAGATATAGAGCTTTTTAATGAGATTGAAGAAAAAAGAGTAGATTGTATAAAACAAACCACAGGAGTCTATGATAATGAACACGCTCAATTTTATAAAGCATGGCTGTATAAAAACGAACAAAAACTCCTAAATATTACTGATACAGAAGCTAAAAATGCTAAAATTTGGCTTGATTTTATTTGGGATGAATTCAATGAAAAGTCCATTGGTGACGATATTCTTGATGAACTAAAACAATTACTATCAGACCTCAAAATACTGATTTTCAAATACAAAAAAATCTATTTTTCGAGTTGGTTAATACAAACTGATAATGAAATCCTAGAAGAAGTAATTCGAGCTTGTGACAGCTATCTAAATACATCCATTTTTAAGTTTCTTAATCCTTTAACATGGAAACATCAATTTCTATTGAAGAAAGTCTTAAAAGAACTTGAACTTCACTCCAATAAAGAAAATATAAAACTATTAAAAACAAATTCTGAGTACGAAATTACTTTTAGAGCTTACCGAAATCACTTTAATGATATATTAATAAAGTTAAACAATACAGTAGAAACCATTACAAACCCTAAGTTTCTTGCTGTGAAAATTAGTGATAAAATCAGCGAACTATTAGACACGATTGTTTTAGTAAAAGCATTAAAAAAATGCCCTTTAAAAGATGAAGCTAAAAAAGTTTTAAAATCCGGAAAAGAATCTGAATTTCAAAATTTCATAAAAGAATTAAGCAGTGCTAGTAATCGTTTTGAAAAAAGACAAGAATCCTACGAAAAACTAACTGACTTAAAACAATGGTTAATAGATTCTAGTTTTAATTTTTTCCATTCAAACATAAAAAATAACAATACCGATTTATCTGTCATTCAAAAAATGTCCCAAGACATAAACCACTTTATTCCATATCAAAAATTTAGGATAAGACTAGGAGATAAACTTCAAGAAGACAAAACATTACAACTTTTAGCAATTTTTAGGAATTACGAAAATAAAATTACTCAATACACCTCTGAACGTTGGCCTAAAATTATCCAAAAAACAATACGACGAGAAGGTTTATTGGGTTGGAAACAACGTATTGAAAAAGAAACACCAGCCTTACTAATGGCTGATAGTGAAATTGACCAAAATGTACGATTGTTAGAAAATAGTTTAGCTGAAATAAAAACATTAAACAAAGAACTACTTAACTTAAACTATGACTTTGAAAAAATTGGCTCAAAGTCACAATGGCATGGTATTACACGTCTACGAGGGCAGAACTATAAAAAACTACGAGAATTTATTCATTTAGGCAACAATTTAGGCTTAATGAATATTCGTCCAATTTGGTTGATGAGCCCAGAGGTAGTTTCACAAGCTTTACCTTTACAAGCGGGATTGTTTGATGTAGTAATTTTTGATGAAGCTTCTCAAATGTTAATTGATCATTCAATCCCTTCACTTTATCGTGCAAAACGTGTAATTGTAAGTGGTGATGAAAAGCAAATGCCTCCGGCAAACTTCTTTGGTCATAAAATGGATGATGACGAAAGTGAAGGCATAAATATCGAACTCAGTGAGGATAATTCCGAAGAAGAATTAACTCTATATGAAGAGGCTTGGAATAAAAAAGAAGTCAAAGATTGTCCAGATTTATTAACATTAGCCAAAACGGTTCTTCCCACCACAACACTTCAAATTCATTACCGTTCTCAATACAAAGCACTTATCAACTTTTCTAACCATGCCTTTTATGCTGGTCAATTACATATTCCTGCTTATCATCCTAAAAACGAAATTAAAAAAGTAAAACCTCTAGAAGTCATTCGAGTTAATGGTGTTTATAATGAACAAACCAACGAAACTGAAGCTGAAGTGCTAATTGAATACTTATATAACCACTGGCAATTAACTGAAAATGAAATTTTAAGTACAGGTATTGTAACCTTCAATAAAAAACAAGCAGATCTTATTGAAGATAAAATTGAAGAAAAAGCGCTTTCAGATGATGCTTTTATGGAAGTTTTAAATCGTGAACGTAACAAACAACAAGAAGGAGAAGCCATGGGCTTTTTTGTTAAGAATGTAGAGAATGTTCAAGGAGATGAACGTGATATGATTTTATTTAGCACTACATTTGGTTTTAATAAACAAGGAGTTTTCCGCCGCAATTTTGGAGCTTTAGGGCATCGTGGTGGAGAAAGAAGACTCAATGTAGCTATTACAAGAGCAAGACATAAAGTAGTTATTGCCACCTCAATGCCCATCAAAGATATTTCTGATATGCTTTCTACAGGACGATCTCCATCAAAACCAAGAGATTATATTCAGGGCTATTTGAAATATACCGAAACACATTTTAGTAATCAAATAGAGGTTGCTAATCAATCGTTAAAAAGGCTTTCATCAAGAAAAATAGAAGAAAGTAAAACACTAAATAACGATGGTTTTAAAAATACTGTTAGAAATTACATTCACAGCTTGGGTTATGAAACCGTGGAAAATAATGATAACAATGTTTTTTATTTAGATTTAGCCATTGAAGATAAAAACACAGGACGATTTGTTATTGGAATTGAATGTGATGTACCTCAAAACTCATTACTTAAAGATGCAAGACATCGTGAAATATGGCGCCCATTGATTTTAAAAAAATCGATTCCTCATATACATAGAACTACCTCTTATAAGTGGTTACAAGATACAGATAATGAAAAATTAAGGCTGAAACACGCCATACAAAATGCTTTAAACAACACACCATGA
- a CDS encoding 4Fe-4S single cluster domain-containing protein, whose protein sequence is MKIGISRLHFPVTTLGPGQRVGIWFQGCSLHCEGCISADTWQFKTNSINIEEVKNLLKKWLPTCDGITISGGEPFDQEPALQNLLKFLKPYKLSLLVYSGYSFQELKYKKVVQEKLIDVLISEPYDYTKAQTRALLGSDNQQIHFLTNLGAQSFAKYLNKKPESKLDIQFNNETLWMAGIPINGMNKITESFRQNNVETTNTQAVIKQHKK, encoded by the coding sequence ATGAAAATAGGAATCTCTCGTTTACACTTTCCAGTAACTACACTTGGTCCAGGGCAAAGAGTTGGCATTTGGTTTCAAGGCTGCTCTCTACATTGTGAAGGATGTATCTCAGCAGATACCTGGCAATTCAAAACCAATTCAATAAATATAGAAGAAGTAAAAAATCTATTAAAAAAGTGGCTTCCAACATGCGATGGAATTACTATTTCCGGCGGAGAACCCTTTGATCAAGAACCTGCTTTACAAAATTTGCTAAAATTTCTTAAACCTTATAAACTTTCCTTGTTAGTTTACAGTGGATACTCTTTCCAAGAATTAAAATATAAAAAAGTTGTTCAGGAGAAATTAATCGATGTGTTAATTTCTGAACCTTATGACTATACAAAAGCCCAAACCCGAGCTTTATTAGGAAGTGACAATCAACAAATTCATTTTCTTACTAATTTAGGAGCGCAAAGCTTTGCTAAATATTTAAACAAAAAACCCGAAAGTAAATTAGACATTCAGTTTAATAATGAGACTCTTTGGATGGCAGGCATACCTATTAATGGAATGAATAAAATAACTGAAAGTTTTCGACAAAACAACGTTGAAACAACCAATACTCAAGCGGTGATAAAGCAACATAAGAAATGA